A single region of the Gossypium arboreum isolate Shixiya-1 chromosome 12, ASM2569848v2, whole genome shotgun sequence genome encodes:
- the LOC108457899 gene encoding probable UDP-arabinopyranose mutase 2 has translation MAEPSTISPAPLLTDELDIVIPTIRNLDFLEMWRPFFQPYHLIIVQDGDPSKTIKVPEGFDYELYNRNDINRILGPKSSCISFKDSACRCFGYMVSKKKYIYTIDDDCFVAKDPSGKDINALEQHIKNLLCPSTPFFFNTLYDPYRAGADFVRGYPFSLREGVPTAVSHGLWLNIPDYDAPTQLVKPLERNTRYVDAIMTIPKGTLFPMCGMNLAFNRELIGPAMYFGLMGDGQPIGRYDDMWAGWCTKVICDHLGLGVKTGLPYIWHSKASNPFVNLKKEYKGIYWQEELIPFFQSVTLPKDCTSVQKCYIEISKQVKAKLGKVDDYFNKLADAMVTWIEAWDELNPSGAKSAELSNGASK, from the exons ATGGCCGAACCCTCTACCATTTCACCAGCTCCCCTCTTGACAGATGAGCTCGACATAGTCATTCCAACCATTCGGAACTTGGACTTTTTGGAGATGTGGAGGCCCTTTTTCCAGCCTTACCATCTCATCATTGTTCAAGATGGTGATCCTTCCAAGACCATCAAGGTTCCGGAGGGCTTCGACTATGAGCTTTACAATAGGAACGATATCAACAGGATTTTGGGTCCTAAGTCTTCTTGTATCTCTTTCAAGGATTCTGCTTGTCGCTGCTTTGGTTACATGGTTTCCAAGAAGAAGTACATTTATACCATTGATGATGATTGCTTT GTTGCGAAAGATCCGTCCGGCAAAGACATTAACGCACTGGAGCAGCACATAAAGAACCTTCTTTGTCCATCTACTCCGTTTTTCTTCAACACTCTCTATGACCCGTACCGAGCTGGTGCAGATTTCGTTCGTGGGTACCCATTCAGTCTCCGTGAAGGTGTTCCCACTGCCGTTTCTCATGGCCTCTGGCTCAACATCCCGGATTATGATGCACCAACTCAGCTTGTCAAGCCTCTTGAGAGAAACACCag GTACGTTGATGCTATTATGACAATACCGAAGGGAACCCTCTTTCCCATGTGTGGTATGAATCTGGCATTCAATCGTGAATTGATCGGCCCTGCTATGTACTTTGGACTCATGGGTGATGGTCAGCCTATTGGTCGATACGATGATATGTGGGCTGGCTGGTGTACCAAG GTCATATGTGATCACCTCGGACTGGGAGTGAAGACAGGATTGCCTTACATTTGGCACAGCAAAGCGAGCAACCCGTTCGTGAATCTTAAGAAAGAATACAAAGGAATTTACTGGCAAGAAGAGTTGATCCCGTTCTTCCAGTCTGTTACCCTTCCTAAGGACTGCACCTCGGTTCAGAAATGCTACATCGAAATCTCCAAGCAGGTCAAGGCAAAACTAGGCAAGGTAGATGACTACTTCAACAAGCTGGCTGATGCTATGGTGACCTGGATCGAAGCATGGGATGAGCTGAATCCATCTGGTGCAAAATCCGCCGAGCTGTCCAATGGTGCTTCGAAGTAG